From the genome of Phyllostomus discolor isolate MPI-MPIP mPhyDis1 chromosome 12, mPhyDis1.pri.v3, whole genome shotgun sequence, one region includes:
- the LOC114510810 gene encoding zinc finger protein OZF-like, with protein MLENYALVSSLGCCCRSEDMVAPMEQNISVRKLEAKNPKSAKSSQNSHPCESCEPVLRDIFHVVDQHRIQKRPTLLRCGACAKPFYFSAQYNKHQEEHTTKNSFTGNVDRVSSAKSSNFNASWKPCTSSQGGKCFVIIPGHIEQLDAHTMHRANKIAKSEMTFQSTKYYIPRECKKAIGCNDTLVEDQRFLTGRQRFVYCECGKSFTNSSSLCVHQRVHTGERPNKGGECGKSLTSISDLCKHQRVNTGERPYVCNICGKSFTSSRNLRGHQRVHTGERPYECGQCGKSFTRTNALHYHQKVHRGERPYECGECGKSFTSSWNLLYHQRVHTGERPYECRECGKSFTTRSLLHIHLRLHTGERPYECSECGKSFISSSALHSHQRVHTAEKPYECSECGKSFKMKYNLNCHQRVHTGEKPYECSQCGKSFTNRSLLHIHLRLHTGERPYECSECGKSFTRTSAFHAHKRVHTAEKPYACGECGKSFKLKHHYNSHQRLHTGEGPYECSQCGKSFTRSSLLRIHQDSHCRKNSRVQ; from the exons ATGCTAGAAAACTATGCTCTTGTATCATCACTGG GTTGCTGCTGCAGATCAGAGGACATGGTGGCACCCATGGAACAGAATATTTCTGTAAGAAAGTTGGAGGCTAAGAATCCCAAGTCTGCCAAGTCTTCCCAGAATAGCCACCCCTGTGAGAGTTGTGAGCCCGTCTTGAGAGACATTTTCCATGTGGTTGACCAGCACAGAATACAAAAAAGGCCCACACTGCTGAGGTGTGGGGCATGtgcaaaaccattttatttcagtGCACAGTATAACAAGCACCAGGAGGAGCATACAACAAAGAATTCTTTCACAGGCAATGTGGACAGAGTCTCAAGTGCAAAGAGCTCCAATTTCAATGCATCATGGAAGCCTTGTACCTCTAGTCAGGGAGGAAAATGCTTTGTCATCATCCCAGGACATATTGAGCAACTGGATGCTCATACCATGCACAGAGCAAACAAAATCGCTAAATCCGAAATGACTTTTCAAAGTACAAAGTATTACATCCCAAGAGAATGCAAGAAAGCCATTGGCTGCAATGACACACTTGTTGAGGACCAGAGATTTCTTACAGGAAGACAGCGTTTTGTGTAttgtgaatgtgggaaatcttttaccaaTAGCTCTTCCCTTTGTgttcatcagagagttcacactggagaaaggcctaaTAAAGGCggtgaatgtggaaaatctttgACCAGTATCTCTGACCTTTGTAAACATCAAAGAGTtaacactggagaaaggccttatgtgTGCAATATATGTGGAAAATCTTTTACCAGTAGCCGGAACCTCCGTggtcatcagagagttcacactggagaaaggccttatgagtgtggTCAATGTGGGAAATCCTTTACCCGTACTAATGCCCTCCATTATCATCAGAAAGTTCACAGGGGAGAAAGGCCATATGAGTGCggtgaatgtggaaaatcttttacCAGTAGTTGGAATCTCCTTTATCATCaaagagttcacactggagaaaggccttatgagtgcagggAATGTGGGAAAAGTTTTACCACTCGCTCTCTTCTTCATATTCATTTGAgacttcacactggagaaaggccttatgaatgcagtgaatgtgggaagtctTTCATCAGTAGCTCTGCCCTTCATtctcatcagagagttcacactgcagaaaagccttatgagtgcagtgaatgtgggaaatcatTTAAGATGAAATACAACCTTAATTGTCATCAGAGAGtgcacactggagaaaagccttatgagTGCTCTCAGTGTGGGAAATCCTTTACCAATCGCAGTCTTCTTCATATTCATCTAAgacttcacactggagaaaggccatatgaatgcagtgaatgtgggaaatcttttaccaggACTTCTGCCTTCCATGCTCATAAGAGGGTTCACACTGCAGAAAAACCCTATGCatgtggtgaatgtgggaaatcatTTAAGTTGAAACACCACTATAATTCGCATCAGAGACTTCACACTGGAGAAGGGCCTTATGAATGCTCccaatgtgggaaatcttttacccgTAGCTCTCTTCTTCGTATTCATCAGGATTCACATTGCAGAAAGAACTCAAGAGTGCAGTGA